The DNA region TGGTCGAGCTCGGCGTGCACTACGGCACCGGCGCCGGCGTCGCCAAGGACGAGGCGCAGGCGCGCGCCCTGTTCGAGCGTGCAGCACAGGCCGGCAATGCGCGCGGCGTCAGCAATCTCGCGGCGCTCGGCGGCAGCACGGCCTCCGATCCCGTTCGTGCGCGCGAGCTGCTCGGCAAGGCCGCCGAGACCAACGCAGAGGCGCAGTACCAGCTCGGCATGATGCTGGCGGAAGGCAAGGGCGGTCCCCAGGACGATGTCGCCGCGCGGGCGCTGTTCGAGAAGGCCGCCGTGCAAAACCATCCGGGCGCGCTGGAACGGATGGGTGCCTTCGCGCAGGCCGGCCGCGGCGGGCCGAAGGATAGCGATGCGGCAAAGGCCTATTACGAGCGGGCCGCCGCGCTCGGCGACGAGGATGCCAAGAAGGCGCTGGAACGTGCCCGCTGTCCCTATGTCATCAAGGACAAGCGCGGCAATGCGGTGACCAATCTCTGCTTCTGAGCCGATTGGAACGTTCGCTTCGGCGTCATCGTTGACGTCGGACAGGCACGTCCGAGGCTGACGTCATGATCCGCAAGCTACGTTCCGGCGAGTACCGGCTGTATTCCCGCAAGGTCAATCCGAAGACCGGCAAGCGCCGCAATCTCGGCACCTTCAAGTCGCGCGCGGCCGCCGAGAAGCACGAGCGCGACGTGCAGTATTTCAAGCGGCACTAGAGCCTTTCCGGTTCCGATGGAATCGGAACGGGGCTCCAGGTTCTAGTTTTGACGCGTTTTCTTCACGCGAACCGGTTTCCACTTCGCTCGAAAACGCTCTGGCGCGTGCAGCCTGCTAGTCCTTGATCAGCAGCACGCCGCCGATCACGAGGGCGATGCCGATCAGCCGTAACGGCGACACCGGATGCGCCGGCAGCCCGAAGAAGCCGAAATGATCCATCGCGATGCCTGCGATCATCTGGCCGGCGACCACCAGCGCCAGCAGGGTGGCGGCGCCGAGCGAGGGCAGCAGCAGGATCATCAGGAGGATGAACACGCCGCCCAGGATGCCGCCGCTCCAGGCCCACCAAGGCACGGCCGACACCAGCTTCCAGGATGGGACCGGCTCGCGCGTCGCGATCAGCACGATGACCATCATCACGAGCCCGCCGAGATAGCTGACGAGCCCGGCCCAGGCCGGCGAGTTGAGCGCGGCTCTGAGATTGCCGTTCAGGACCTGCTGAACGGCGACGCTGATGCCCGCGCCGAGCGCAAGGAGATAAAGAAGCCAGGTTTGCATGTGACGCCCCAAAGAAGGTTCTGCGAAGTATTCCGGATCGGGCGCCGTTGGCAACGTTCCCAGCACATGCGGGCATCCTGCGAAATGCCATGGAACGGGCTTCCACCGGCGCGCCAGATCGAATAAGAGGCCGCAACCCTCATTTCCCCAGCATTGGCATGATCCGTCTCGACAACGTCTCAAAACAACTCGGCCACCAGATCCTGTTCATCGAAGCTTCCGCCGCGCTCCAGAAGGGCGAGAAGATCGGGCTGGTCGGCCCGAACGGCGCCGGCAAGACTACGCTGTTCCGGATGATCTCCGGCCAGGAAATCCCCGACGAGGGCCAGGTCTCGGTCGATCGCGGCGTATCGATCGGGTATTTCAGCCAGGACGTCGGCGAGATGAGTGGCCGCAGCGCGGTTGCCGAGGTGATGGACGGGGCCGGGCCGGTCAGCGAGGTCGCGGCCGAGCTCCGCGAGCTCGAGGCCGCGATGGCCGACCCCGACAAGGCCGACGAGATGGACGACATCATCGGCCGCTATGGCGAGGTGCAGCACCGCTTCGAGGAACTCGACGGCTACGCGCTGGACGGCCGCGCGCGCGAGGCGCTGTCCGGCCTCGGCTTCAGCCAGGAGATGATGGACGGCGACGTCGGCAAGCTCTCGGGCGGCTGGAAGATGCGGGTGGCGCTGGCGCGCATCCTCCTGATGCGGCCCGACGTGATGCTGCTCGACGAGCCGAGCAACCATCTCGATCTCGAGAGCCTGATCTGGCTCGAGCAATTCCTGAAAGGCTATGAGGGCGCGCTGCTGATGACCTCGCACGACCGCGAGTTCATCAACCGCATCATCAACAAGGTGGTCGAGATCGACGGCGGCCAGCTCACTTCCTATTCCGGCAATTACGAGTTCTACGAGCAGCAGCGCGCGCTGAGCGACAAGCAGCAGCAGGCGCAGTTCGAGCGGCAGCAGGCGATGCTCGCCAAGGAGATCAAGTTCATCGAGCGCTTCAAGGCGCGCGCCTCGCATGCAGCCCAGGTGCAGAGCCGGGTCAAGAAGCTCGACAAGATCGAGCGCGTCGAGCCGCCGCGGCGGCGGCAGACGGTGGCGTTCGAATTCCAGCCGGCGCCGCGCTCTGGCGAGGATGTCGCGAGCCTCAAGAACGTCCACAAGGCCTATGGCAGCAAGCGAATCTATGATGGGCTCGATTTCATGATCCGCCGCCGGGAGCGCTGGTGCGTGATGGGCATCAATGGCGCCGGCAAGTCGACGCTGCTGAAGCTGATCGCGGGCTCAGCCGAGCCCGACGACGGCGCGGTCACCATCGGCGGCAGCGTCAAGATGGGCTATTTTGCCCAGCACGCGATGGATCTGCTCGACGGCGAACGCACCGTGTTCCAGTCGCTGGAGGACGCGTTTCCGCAGGCGGGCCAGGGAAGCTTGCGCGCGCTCGCCGGCTGCTTCGGTTTCTCCGGCGACGATGTCGAGAAGAAGTGCCGGGTGCTGTCGGGCGGCGAGAAGGCGCGGCTGGTGATGGCCAAGATGCTGTTCGATCCGCCGAACTTCCTGGTGCTGGACGAGCCGACCAACCATCTCGACCTCGCCACCAAGGAGATGCTGATCAATGCGCTCGCCGAGTTCGAGGGCACCATGCTGTTCGTGTCGCACGACCGGCATTTCCTTGCCGCGCTCTCCAACCGCGTGCTGGAGCTGACGCCGGAGGGCATCCACCAGTTTGGCGGCGGCTACACCGAGTATGTCGCCCGCACCGGCCAGGAAGCACCGGGGTTGCGGAGCTAGAGCCACGCGACTTCGGCGATGAAATTGCAATGCAATTTTGCGCTGAAGTGAAGAAGCAAGGTACTCGCGGCCAAAACAGCGAAAACAACCCCATGCAAAGGAGCAGGCGCTCGCCAGCACTCCGAAAGCGCTTGACGCGTCGGGCAACTCAGTCGTATATTTTCACTATTCCGAAATCGCGCAGATAGGCACGGCAGCAAGCGCTGAGGCTGGCGGAACTAGTCGACGCTGCGTTCGAACCCCCAGCGCGCGCAAAAGGCCTCGACGTCACCGGACTGGAATTCCGGCAGCCGTTCCCAGATCATCTCCACCGGCCAATTCCACCAGGCGATCTCCGACAGCGCGGCCGCGATGGTGCGGCTGAAGCGTTCCTTGATCTGCCGGGCCGGCACGCCGCCGACAATCGTGTAAGGCGCGACGTCCCGCGAGACCACCGCGCCGGCGGCGAGCACGGCGCCGTCGCCGACGGTCACGCCGGGCAGCACGATGACGCCATGGCCGATCCAGACGTCGTTGCCGATCACGACGCGATCGGCGCGCCGGTCCCCGAAGAAGCGGTGATCTCGCTGAGCAGAGGCCGTGTAATATTCCGGGCAGTAGGTGAAGCGGTGCTGCGACGGCCGCTCCAGCGGATGGTTCGGCGCGCCAATCCGGACCTGCGCTGCGATCGCGCAGAATTTGCCGATCTGCGCATCGCCGACGATGCAGCCGCTGGCGAGGTAGGAGAAGTCGCCGAGCTCGGTGTATTCCAGCGCGGTGTTGCCGAGGATTTCGCAGCACCGGCCGATCGTCACGTCCCGCAGTTTCACCGTCGGCTCGACGACGGTTTCGGCAAGCTTGGGGCGTGGCTTTGAATCGGTCATGTCATTTGTCTCGCTGGTGGTGAGCGGTCGTAACTATCACGCCATAAGGGAAGGGAGCGCCCTACGGCTTCAGGGCATCGACGGCGGCGATGGCCCTGACCATCGCATCCTTGAGCGCCGCGGCGTTGGCGGGGACGGACTGCCTTCGGCGCCCTGGATCGTCGAAATCATGCGTCGCGCCCGGATAAAGCGTGACGTCGATCTTGCTGCCGGCAGCGATGGATCGTTGCGCGACCTCCTGGCAGCGCTCGGGCGATACTTCCTCGTCGTCGGAGCCGAGCAGCATGGTGATCGGGGCGGCGGAGGTCAGCGTCTGCACCAGCAGGGCGGCGGGTCCGCAGCCCGGATAGAAGGCGAGCGCGGCGCGAAAGCCCGACGTCGCCTTGCCCTGCCGCTGCATCACGTTCAGCGCGGTGCTGCCGCCGTTCGACCAGCCCTGCAGGAAGATGCGGTCGTGGACGATATCTTGCTGGCCGCGCAGCCAGGCCAGCGCGCCCTCGGCGTCGAGCGGCCGCACCGTCTTTTCGTTGACATCGTCGCGATCCGCATCGCCGTGGGTGAAGCGGCCGAAACCATGGGCCTTGCCGCGCGGCCCAAAACTGTCCGGCAGCAGTGCGAAATAGCCGTGGTCCGCCCAATATTGTCCCCACATCAGGTGCCGCCTCGACAGGCCGTTGGCGTTGCAGTCGGCCGACGGGCTCGCCCGCGACACCAGCGTGCAGTCCTTGTTGACGTTGAGCGAGTAGGGGCCGCCACGTCCGTGCAGCAGCACGATCGCGGGATGCGGTCCCGGCGCCGGCGGCCTGAACAGATAGCCGACGAGCTCGGTCTTGCCGTCCGCGCTTGGGAAATACACGGTGTCGGGAGCGGCCACGGCCGCCGCGCTCGGCAAGGCGGTCAGCATCAGAACAACGGCTCGAATTGCGCGCCTGGACATTGCTGCAGCATGGATGGCATTTCGGATGAATTTGCGACAGCGGCCGCCCAATAGCAATGCAAAGCCGCATGGCGCGCTGCGTCGTGTTCGGCTTGTGAGGTGCACCACCGCCCGTTACGCTTCGAAAAAAGAGCGGGAGCGAGACGGCCATGAAGCAGCTCAGGATCGGCGACATCACGATCGACGCGGTGATCGAGCGGGAAGGCCCCTGGCGGCGGCCGCAGGATTTCTTCCCGGCTTATGATGATGCCGTGTTCAAGCATCATCTGAAGACCATGGAGCCCGAGGTGTTCGACGCCGACCGCGGCATGATGGTGATCACCTATCAAACCTTCGTGGTGCGCACGCCGCGCTACACCATCCTGGTCGACACCTGCACCGGCGAGGACAAGGGGCACCCGCC from Bradyrhizobium genosp. L includes:
- a CDS encoding tetratricopeptide repeat protein, which gives rise to MIKPLHAIAVVTLLAVPALAHAQSADLVLCDRLAADPSDPDKPADVKGVSEIAASDIATAIKYCAVAARSSRRAMYELGRAHAANRQSAEAAAAWRKATEKGSTAAMVELGVHYGTGAGVAKDEAQARALFERAAQAGNARGVSNLAALGGSTASDPVRARELLGKAAETNAEAQYQLGMMLAEGKGGPQDDVAARALFEKAAVQNHPGALERMGAFAQAGRGGPKDSDAAKAYYERAAALGDEDAKKALERARCPYVIKDKRGNAVTNLCF
- a CDS encoding DMT family transporter: MQTWLLYLLALGAGISVAVQQVLNGNLRAALNSPAWAGLVSYLGGLVMMVIVLIATREPVPSWKLVSAVPWWAWSGGILGGVFILLMILLLPSLGAATLLALVVAGQMIAGIAMDHFGFFGLPAHPVSPLRLIGIALVIGGVLLIKD
- a CDS encoding ABC-F family ATP-binding cassette domain-containing protein; this encodes MIRLDNVSKQLGHQILFIEASAALQKGEKIGLVGPNGAGKTTLFRMISGQEIPDEGQVSVDRGVSIGYFSQDVGEMSGRSAVAEVMDGAGPVSEVAAELRELEAAMADPDKADEMDDIIGRYGEVQHRFEELDGYALDGRAREALSGLGFSQEMMDGDVGKLSGGWKMRVALARILLMRPDVMLLDEPSNHLDLESLIWLEQFLKGYEGALLMTSHDREFINRIINKVVEIDGGQLTSYSGNYEFYEQQRALSDKQQQAQFERQQAMLAKEIKFIERFKARASHAAQVQSRVKKLDKIERVEPPRRRQTVAFEFQPAPRSGEDVASLKNVHKAYGSKRIYDGLDFMIRRRERWCVMGINGAGKSTLLKLIAGSAEPDDGAVTIGGSVKMGYFAQHAMDLLDGERTVFQSLEDAFPQAGQGSLRALAGCFGFSGDDVEKKCRVLSGGEKARLVMAKMLFDPPNFLVLDEPTNHLDLATKEMLINALAEFEGTMLFVSHDRHFLAALSNRVLELTPEGIHQFGGGYTEYVARTGQEAPGLRS
- a CDS encoding DapH/DapD/GlmU-related protein translates to MTDSKPRPKLAETVVEPTVKLRDVTIGRCCEILGNTALEYTELGDFSYLASGCIVGDAQIGKFCAIAAQVRIGAPNHPLERPSQHRFTYCPEYYTASAQRDHRFFGDRRADRVVIGNDVWIGHGVIVLPGVTVGDGAVLAAGAVVSRDVAPYTIVGGVPARQIKERFSRTIAAALSEIAWWNWPVEMIWERLPEFQSGDVEAFCARWGFERSVD
- a CDS encoding dienelactone hydrolase family protein, with amino-acid sequence MLTALPSAAAVAAPDTVYFPSADGKTELVGYLFRPPAPGPHPAIVLLHGRGGPYSLNVNKDCTLVSRASPSADCNANGLSRRHLMWGQYWADHGYFALLPDSFGPRGKAHGFGRFTHGDADRDDVNEKTVRPLDAEGALAWLRGQQDIVHDRIFLQGWSNGGSTALNVMQRQGKATSGFRAALAFYPGCGPAALLVQTLTSAAPITMLLGSDDEEVSPERCQEVAQRSIAAGSKIDVTLYPGATHDFDDPGRRRQSVPANAAALKDAMVRAIAAVDALKP